A genomic region of Haliotis asinina isolate JCU_RB_2024 chromosome 1, JCU_Hal_asi_v2, whole genome shotgun sequence contains the following coding sequences:
- the LOC137275185 gene encoding uncharacterized protein, translated as MNNVSAGLTEVKMPAKVEPATAADSNKGEFTNFLFASNTWMLALGGIYPGDVVQRHRKTGRTVIAVSVAIFSSFLVLFILNCYYKTMTPANMLLESSGNIQSLISVMVCSLTISKDIKRLKMYVHNYDKQYCFRPSAAKIKRLIVFTILTMIMIILVKVIVVALQPSQVHSTWLSQSPWIYVGRCVTTITFIASAAQTCGFSILILSMFHILRCEFSQINEKLTQVVKSDDPKAEEITDTLMCQHEALARILSQTSTCSQFFSFIIIVMTLIWNGVYFYVTVSQSVSINENIFIWTTISWAMTCVAGFLLMQAYLASKAQAPLAYIWMLNKNRFSDRGLLKLNLWVSRLTADPIAYTIYGFITINYPTVTAILGTVVTYLFVVLQFGSPSETQCKMPPGNVSVNIQ; from the exons ATGAACAACGTAAGCGCTGGGCTCACT GAAGTCAAAATGCCGGCGAAAGTGGAACCTGCTACAGCGGCCGACAGCAACAAGGGTGAATTTACCAACTTTCTGTTTGCCAGTAATACATGGATGTTGGCTTTAGGAGGCATATACCCCGGTGACGTAGTTCAGCGCCACAGGAAAACAGGTCGAACCGTCATTGCTGTGTCGGTGGCTATTTTCTCATCCTTCTTGGTCCTGTTTATCCTGAACTGTTACTATAAGACCATGACGCCTGCAAACATGTTACTGGAGTCTTCAGGAAATATCCAATCATTAATCAGTGTCATGGTATGTTCTCTTACCATTTCAAAGGATATCAAACGTCTCAAAATGTACGTACATAATTATGATAAACAGTATTGCTTCCGTCCCAGTGCTGCCAAGATCAAAAGGTTAATCGTCTTTACGATCCttacaatgataatgataattctTGTGAAGGTAATAGTTGTAGCGCTGCAACCTTCTCAAGTGCATTCAACTTGGCTCTCTCAATCACCCTGGATTTATGTTGGAAGATGCGTCACAACCATCACATTTATCGCAAGTGCAGCGCAGACCTGTGGGTTTAGCATCCTAATATTGTCAATGTTTCATATCCTCCGGTGTGAGTTTTCCCAAATTAACGAGAAACTCACACAAGTTGTGAAGTCCGATGATCCGAAAGCTGAAGAGATTACTGATACACTGATGTGTCAGCACGAAGCACTGGCAAGGATTCTATCTCAAACAAGCACCTGTTCCCAGTTTTTCAGCTTCATTATCATCGTCATGACACTGATCTGGAATGGTGTATATTTTTACGTCACTGTTTCCCAGTCTGTCTCAATAAACGAAAATATATTCATCTGGACTACAATATCATGGGCAATGACGTGTGTCGCTGGGTTCCTGCTGATGCAAGCATACCTGGCTTCAAAG GCCCAAGCCCCGCTAGCGTATATATGGATGCTCAACAAGAACCGATTTTCTGATCGTGGACTTCTAAAG TTGAACCTGTGGGTGTCCAGACTGACGGCAGACCCAATCGCATACACCATCTACGGCTTCATCACCATCAATTACCCAACGGTGACAGCG ATTCTGGGAACAGTTGTGACCTACTTATTTGTGGTGCTGCAGTTTGGTTCCCCCAGTGAGACCCAATGTAAGATGCCCCCCGGGAACGTGTCCGTCAACATTCAGTAG